A single Agromyces sp. CF514 DNA region contains:
- a CDS encoding nicotinate phosphoribosyltransferase: MTGSSALLTDRYELTMVDAALQNGTAHRESLFEAFARRLPDGRRYGVVAGTGRLLELIAEFRFDEAELEWLRANRVVRSETLDWLADYRFRGDVWGYREGEVYFPGSPLLTIQASFAEAVMLETVVLSTLNFDSSVSSAAARMVSVALGRPIAEMGSRRTGERSAVAAARAAYIAGFDATSNLEAGRTWGIPTMGTAAHAFTLLHDSEEQAFRAQVEAFGPNTTLLVDTYDIRQGVETAVRVAGTGLGAVRIDSGDLPTVVAGVRDQLDELGAVDTRITVTSDLDEFTIAGLSGAPVDAYGVGTSVVTGSGSPAAGMVFKLVARRDDAGEWVSVAKASASKASVGGRKNAARRLDSTRTAREELVFVGDGPGGEAEFEEGTRLRPLMVPLMTGGVADAAYLGSEGTAAARAHRAEVMQELPIEAFRLGRGDAAIPTTYR; encoded by the coding sequence GTGACCGGGTCTTCAGCGCTGCTCACCGACCGATACGAGCTCACCATGGTGGATGCCGCGTTGCAGAACGGCACCGCGCATCGGGAGAGCCTCTTCGAGGCGTTCGCGCGCCGCCTGCCCGACGGGCGACGCTACGGCGTCGTCGCCGGCACCGGGCGCCTGCTCGAGCTCATCGCGGAGTTCCGGTTCGACGAGGCCGAACTCGAGTGGCTGCGCGCCAATCGCGTCGTGCGCTCCGAGACGCTCGACTGGCTCGCCGACTACCGCTTCCGGGGCGACGTGTGGGGCTACCGCGAGGGCGAGGTGTACTTCCCCGGATCCCCGCTGCTGACCATCCAGGCGTCGTTCGCCGAGGCCGTCATGCTCGAGACCGTCGTGCTCTCGACGCTGAACTTCGACTCCTCGGTCTCGAGCGCGGCGGCGCGCATGGTGTCGGTCGCGCTCGGTCGCCCCATCGCCGAGATGGGGTCGCGACGCACGGGCGAGCGTTCGGCCGTCGCGGCTGCACGGGCGGCCTACATCGCCGGATTCGACGCGACCTCGAACCTCGAGGCCGGACGCACCTGGGGCATCCCGACCATGGGCACCGCCGCGCATGCGTTCACGCTGCTGCACGATTCCGAGGAGCAGGCGTTCCGCGCCCAGGTCGAGGCCTTCGGACCGAACACGACCCTGCTGGTCGACACGTACGACATCCGGCAGGGCGTCGAGACCGCCGTGCGGGTCGCCGGCACGGGCCTCGGGGCGGTGCGCATCGACTCGGGCGACCTGCCGACGGTCGTCGCGGGCGTCCGCGACCAGCTCGACGAGCTCGGCGCGGTCGACACGCGGATCACCGTCACGAGCGACCTCGACGAATTCACGATCGCCGGGCTCTCGGGCGCACCGGTCGACGCGTACGGCGTCGGCACCTCGGTCGTGACCGGCTCCGGGTCCCCCGCCGCGGGCATGGTCTTCAAGCTCGTCGCGCGCCGCGACGACGCCGGCGAGTGGGTCTCGGTCGCGAAGGCCTCGGCCTCGAAGGCGAGCGTCGGCGGGCGCAAGAACGCGGCGCGGCGCCTCGACTCGACGCGCACGGCGCGCGAGGAGCTCGTCTTCGTCGGCGACGGACCGGGCGGCGAAGCCGAGTTCGAGGAGGGCACGCGCCTGCGCCCGCTCATGGTGCCCCTCATGACCGGCGGCGTGGCGGATGCCGCATACCTCGGGTCCGAGGGCACCGCGGCCGCCCGCGCGCACCGCGCCGAGGTCATGCAGGAACTGCCGATCGAGGCGTTCCGGCTCGGACGCGGCGACGCCGCGATCCCGACGACCTACCGCTGA
- a CDS encoding ATP-binding cassette domain-containing protein: protein MSATRGAASARSGTGGASKPASSPAAKRAPARRAPTAAADASAETKGAAAKSTASDTSAAKRAPARPATAKTTVAKGSAAKGAAAKSASAKSASAKSAAAKSSASKSAEPPTDDSAAQTGSKRTAASRAASAGAASARTDAAKTARSARTAAKTEAPTARTRAASAAAKERQTQRVAAALTTETTAAERTSRKSASLETPPNVVPEPDAVVLPVVESTDVETPAADENASGAVITAAAVAAAQAEAARARAAVETDVAVDEIAVETSAPTDDAAAAEPVTVDDTAESEPADAAQLADAAQPAEVDAADSAAAEPEVLAAPAAEPEVLEAAAATAVAVIAAPTTARNAPRKKRTLRVARAAPSADAPRALLIDGLVKQFGGNTAVDHISLEVRAGSFYGIVGPNGAGKTTTLSMVTGLLRPDAGTVRIHDIDVWADPVAAKRATGVLPDRLRLFDRLTGGQLLAYSGSLRGLDSRTVRERSADLIAAFGLDDAVDRLVADYSAGMTKKVALACAMIHAPRLLVLDEPFESVDPVSAANLTDILERYVAGGGTVVLSSHGMDLIERVCDSAAIIVGGRVLASGTLDEVRQGETLEDRFVELAGGRKAAEGMEWLHSFSD, encoded by the coding sequence GTGTCTGCCACCAGGGGGGCGGCATCAGCGCGCTCGGGCACGGGCGGCGCCTCGAAGCCCGCGTCATCGCCGGCGGCGAAGCGCGCTCCGGCCAGACGTGCGCCAACCGCGGCCGCCGATGCATCGGCCGAGACGAAGGGGGCCGCCGCGAAGTCGACGGCCTCCGACACGAGCGCCGCGAAGCGCGCTCCGGCCAGGCCCGCGACGGCGAAGACCACCGTCGCGAAGGGTTCTGCGGCGAAGGGCGCCGCCGCGAAGAGCGCTTCGGCGAAGAGCGCTTCGGCGAAGAGCGCCGCGGCGAAGTCGTCCGCCTCGAAGTCCGCGGAACCGCCTACCGACGATTCCGCAGCCCAGACGGGCTCCAAGCGCACGGCCGCGTCGCGCGCCGCCTCAGCCGGCGCCGCCTCCGCCCGCACCGATGCGGCGAAGACGGCGCGATCCGCGCGCACTGCGGCCAAGACCGAGGCCCCCACGGCTCGCACCCGCGCGGCGTCCGCGGCGGCGAAGGAGCGTCAGACGCAGCGCGTCGCCGCCGCACTGACGACCGAGACCACGGCAGCCGAGCGAACCTCGCGCAAGAGCGCATCGCTCGAGACGCCGCCGAACGTCGTTCCCGAACCCGACGCCGTCGTGCTGCCCGTCGTCGAGTCGACGGACGTCGAGACGCCCGCCGCCGACGAGAACGCCTCGGGTGCGGTCATCACCGCCGCGGCGGTCGCCGCCGCACAGGCGGAGGCGGCGCGTGCTCGGGCGGCGGTCGAGACGGACGTCGCGGTCGACGAGATCGCCGTCGAGACCTCGGCGCCGACCGATGACGCCGCAGCAGCTGAGCCCGTCACGGTCGACGACACCGCCGAGTCGGAGCCCGCAGATGCCGCACAGCTCGCAGATGCCGCACAGCCTGCCGAGGTCGATGCCGCCGATTCCGCCGCCGCCGAACCCGAGGTGCTCGCCGCTCCTGCGGCCGAACCCGAGGTCCTCGAGGCCGCCGCAGCGACTGCGGTCGCCGTCATCGCGGCGCCGACGACGGCCCGCAACGCGCCGCGCAAGAAGCGCACCCTCCGCGTCGCCAGGGCCGCGCCCTCGGCCGACGCGCCGCGCGCGCTCCTGATCGACGGCCTCGTCAAGCAGTTCGGCGGCAACACGGCGGTCGACCACATCTCGCTCGAGGTCAGGGCCGGTTCGTTCTACGGCATCGTCGGGCCGAACGGTGCCGGCAAGACCACGACGCTCTCGATGGTCACCGGGCTGCTCCGCCCGGACGCGGGCACCGTGCGCATCCACGACATCGACGTCTGGGCCGACCCGGTGGCGGCCAAGCGGGCGACCGGCGTGCTTCCAGACCGGCTGCGCCTGTTCGACCGGCTCACCGGCGGCCAGCTCCTCGCGTACTCCGGATCGCTCCGCGGCCTCGACAGCCGCACGGTCCGCGAGCGCAGCGCCGACCTGATCGCGGCCTTCGGACTCGACGACGCGGTGGACCGCCTCGTCGCCGACTACTCGGCGGGCATGACGAAGAAGGTCGCGCTCGCGTGCGCGATGATCCATGCGCCGCGCCTGCTGGTGCTCGACGAGCCGTTCGAGTCCGTCGACCCCGTGTCCGCGGCGAACCTCACCGACATCCTCGAGCGCTACGTCGCGGGCGGCGGCACCGTCGTGCTCTCCAGCCACGGCATGGACCTGATCGAGCGCGTCTGCGACTCGGCGGCGATCATCGTGGGCGGGCGCGTGCTCGCATCCGGAACCCTCGACGAGGTCCGCCAGGGCGAGACGCTCGAGGATCGGTTCGTCGAGCTCGCCGGCGGGCGCAAGGCAGCGGAGGGCATGGAGTGGTTGCACAGTTTCTCCGACTGA
- a CDS encoding ECF transporter S component yields MRRTTTRVLLSCAAIGVGGGLVAGASGYLAAAFAAFGPLFYGITVGAHFLPSIVALALLKRPGTAVLAGVIAGLVGAVFAPWWIGRFVGTGLLVGALIELPFLITRYRRWSPWMFYVSAVFSGIVLAIGVFIGLGAEHYTVWAWAIALPLWVLSPVAFTWVGRLIAARLARAGVAQSVGDAP; encoded by the coding sequence GTGCGGCGTACAACCACCCGGGTCCTGCTGAGCTGTGCGGCGATCGGCGTCGGAGGCGGGCTCGTCGCAGGCGCGTCCGGCTACCTCGCCGCGGCGTTCGCGGCGTTCGGTCCGCTGTTCTACGGCATCACCGTCGGCGCCCACTTCCTGCCGAGCATCGTCGCGCTCGCGCTGCTCAAGCGCCCGGGCACCGCCGTGCTCGCCGGGGTCATCGCGGGTCTGGTCGGCGCGGTGTTCGCGCCCTGGTGGATCGGCCGCTTCGTCGGAACGGGGCTGCTCGTCGGCGCGCTCATCGAACTGCCGTTCCTCATCACGCGCTACCGGCGCTGGAGCCCCTGGATGTTCTACGTCTCCGCGGTGTTCTCGGGCATCGTGCTCGCGATCGGCGTGTTCATCGGCCTCGGTGCCGAGCACTACACGGTCTGGGCGTGGGCGATCGCGCTGCCGCTCTGGGTGCTGAGCCCCGTGGCCTTCACGTGGGTCGGCCGGCTCATCGCGGCCAGGCTCGCGCGCGCCGGCGTCGCGCAGTCGGTGGGCGACGCACCCTGA
- a CDS encoding ABC transporter ATP-binding protein: MTDATATALPVGEAFAIRAEGLGVRFRRNRRGRRSFKDLLAGRRRRTRPDEFWALRDVSIAVRPGEAIGVVGRNGQGKSTLLKLVAGVMIADEGTVEVTGGVAPLIEITGGFVDDLTVRDNVYLTAGLHGMTNRQIDEKFDEVVEFSGVGAFLDTPYKHLSSGMKVRVAFAVISQLEEPILLVDEVLAVGDKAFREKCYKRIEELLAGGRTMFFVSHNERDLRRFCTRGLYLDGGKLQLDGPIDAVLDRYNAEHGTT, from the coding sequence ATGACGGATGCCACTGCCACCGCACTGCCCGTGGGCGAGGCGTTCGCGATCCGGGCCGAGGGCCTCGGTGTGCGGTTCCGCCGCAACCGCCGGGGTCGGCGCTCGTTCAAGGACCTCCTCGCCGGCCGTAGGCGACGCACCCGGCCCGACGAGTTCTGGGCGCTGCGCGACGTGTCCATCGCGGTGCGCCCGGGCGAGGCCATCGGCGTGGTCGGCCGTAACGGCCAGGGCAAGTCGACCCTGCTGAAGCTCGTCGCCGGCGTCATGATCGCCGACGAGGGCACGGTCGAGGTGACGGGGGGCGTCGCACCGCTCATCGAGATCACCGGCGGGTTCGTCGACGACCTCACGGTGCGCGACAACGTCTACCTGACCGCGGGCCTGCACGGCATGACGAACCGGCAGATCGACGAGAAGTTCGACGAGGTCGTCGAGTTCTCGGGAGTCGGTGCGTTCCTCGACACGCCGTACAAGCACCTGTCGAGCGGCATGAAGGTGCGCGTCGCGTTCGCCGTCATCTCCCAGCTCGAGGAGCCGATCCTGCTCGTCGACGAGGTGCTCGCCGTGGGCGACAAGGCGTTCCGCGAGAAGTGCTACAAGCGCATCGAGGAGCTCCTCGCGGGCGGACGGACGATGTTCTTCGTCTCGCACAACGAGCGAGACCTCCGACGATTCTGCACGCGCGGCCTCTACCTCGACGGCGGCAAGCTCCAGCTCGACGGTCCCATCGACGCCGTGCTCGACCGGTACAACGCCGAGCACGGCACGACCTGA
- a CDS encoding cation diffusion facilitator family transporter yields the protein MAHSHDHSHGHAHGAANRTRLWIAIAIIGVFLVVQVVGSALTGSLALLADAGHMSSDLIGLVVALVAATVAARPATDRQTYGYRRAEVLGALVNGVILVVVAVTVAIGAVSRLVEGASGEAHEVAGGGMLIVGAAGLVANIAAMLVLRGGAKDSINLRGAYLEVLGDLIGSVLVMIAALVIVFTGFDAADPIASIGIAVLIVPRAVSLLRDVMHVLFESAPADTDVAEIREHILRTPGVVAVHDVHVWQITSGQPVFSAHVEVEPEVFASGRTGALLDELGGCLTAHFDVEHSTFQLEPAGRAGQEQGSHR from the coding sequence ATGGCTCACTCACACGATCATTCGCACGGCCACGCCCACGGGGCGGCGAATCGCACCAGGCTCTGGATCGCGATCGCCATCATCGGCGTGTTCCTCGTGGTGCAGGTCGTGGGCTCGGCGCTCACCGGTTCGCTCGCCCTGCTCGCCGACGCCGGGCACATGTCGAGCGACCTGATCGGACTCGTGGTGGCGCTCGTCGCGGCCACGGTCGCGGCACGCCCGGCGACCGACCGGCAGACGTACGGCTACCGCCGGGCAGAGGTGCTCGGCGCGCTCGTGAACGGCGTGATCCTCGTGGTCGTCGCGGTGACGGTCGCGATCGGCGCGGTGTCCCGCCTGGTCGAGGGCGCCTCGGGCGAGGCGCACGAGGTCGCGGGCGGCGGCATGCTGATCGTGGGCGCCGCCGGTCTCGTCGCGAACATCGCCGCGATGCTCGTGCTGCGCGGCGGCGCGAAGGACTCCATCAACCTGCGGGGCGCCTACCTCGAGGTGCTGGGCGACCTCATCGGCTCCGTGCTCGTGATGATCGCCGCGCTCGTGATCGTGTTCACGGGCTTCGACGCGGCCGACCCGATCGCCTCGATCGGCATCGCCGTGCTCATCGTGCCGCGCGCCGTCTCGCTGCTGCGCGACGTCATGCACGTGCTCTTCGAGTCGGCCCCGGCAGACACGGATGTCGCCGAGATCCGCGAGCACATCCTGCGCACGCCGGGCGTGGTCGCCGTGCACGACGTGCACGTGTGGCAGATCACGTCGGGTCAGCCGGTCTTCTCGGCGCACGTCGAGGTCGAGCCCGAGGTCTTCGCCTCGGGTCGGACGGGGGCGTTGCTCGACGAGCTCGGCGGATGCCTCACCGCGCACTTCGACGTCGAGCACTCGACGTTCCAGCTCGAGCCCGCGGGCCGCGCGGGCCAGGAGCAGGGCTCGCACCGCTGA
- a CDS encoding NTP transferase domain-containing protein, with the protein MTTQIVILAAGMGSRLGRSLPKPLTELSDGRTIMRQQFDNIEHAFGAGTDVTIVVGYKLEHIIEAFPQASFVYNEEYDQTNTSKSLMRALAASQPGGVLWMNGDVVFDPSILDRALPYIARDQSFVTVNHAKVSDEEVKYTISAEGYVKELSKTVKGGLGEAVGINYISSRDKATFLAHLRRVGDQDYFERGLELAIEKNGLLVEPMDITDLYAVEIDFAEDLERANHFV; encoded by the coding sequence ATGACCACCCAGATCGTGATTCTCGCGGCCGGCATGGGGAGCCGGCTCGGGCGATCCCTCCCCAAGCCGCTCACCGAACTCAGCGACGGTCGCACGATCATGCGCCAGCAGTTCGACAACATCGAGCACGCGTTCGGCGCAGGCACCGACGTCACGATCGTGGTCGGCTACAAGCTCGAGCACATCATCGAGGCGTTCCCGCAGGCGTCCTTCGTCTACAACGAGGAGTACGACCAGACGAACACGTCGAAGTCGCTCATGCGTGCGCTCGCGGCATCCCAGCCCGGCGGCGTGCTCTGGATGAACGGCGACGTCGTCTTCGACCCGAGCATCCTCGACCGCGCCCTGCCGTACATCGCGCGCGACCAGTCGTTCGTCACGGTCAACCACGCCAAGGTGTCCGACGAAGAGGTGAAGTACACGATCAGCGCCGAGGGCTACGTCAAGGAGCTCTCGAAGACCGTCAAGGGCGGGCTCGGCGAGGCCGTGGGCATCAACTACATCTCGAGCCGCGACAAGGCCACCTTCCTCGCGCACCTGCGCCGCGTCGGCGACCAGGACTACTTCGAGCGCGGCCTCGAGCTCGCGATCGAGAAGAACGGCCTCCTCGTCGAGCCGATGGACATCACCGACCTCTACGCGGTCGAGATCGACTTCGCCGAAGACCTCGAGCGAGCCAACCACTTCGTGTGA
- a CDS encoding ABC transporter permease translates to MSTTSVAYGDAHPLQRTRWSRYRHSLWLLTTRDLKVRYSTSALGYVWSVLDPLVMAGIYWFVFTQVFQKGVGTEPYIVFLLSALLPWMWFNGAVSDSTRAFLKDAKLVRSTMIPRTIWVNRIVLSKGIEFLLALPVLALFAIIFQAPVNWNLLLFPLGILLQAVLTAGVALIVAPLVVFFRDLERAVKLALRFLFYASPIIYGVADLPSQLHVWAAFNPLSGIFGIYRSAFFPQELDWFDVVIAALMSGALLAIGLLVFRGSVRQVLKEI, encoded by the coding sequence ATGAGCACCACCTCGGTCGCCTACGGCGACGCCCACCCGCTGCAGCGCACGCGGTGGTCCCGCTACCGCCATTCGCTCTGGCTGCTCACCACGCGCGATCTCAAGGTCCGGTACTCGACGTCCGCCCTGGGGTACGTGTGGTCGGTGCTCGACCCGCTCGTGATGGCCGGCATCTACTGGTTCGTCTTCACCCAGGTCTTCCAGAAGGGTGTGGGCACCGAGCCGTACATCGTGTTCCTGCTGTCGGCGCTGCTGCCGTGGATGTGGTTCAACGGTGCGGTCTCCGACTCGACGCGCGCGTTCCTGAAGGACGCGAAGCTGGTGCGCTCCACCATGATCCCGCGAACGATCTGGGTCAACCGCATCGTGCTCTCGAAGGGCATCGAGTTCCTGCTCGCGCTGCCCGTGCTCGCCCTGTTCGCGATCATCTTCCAGGCGCCCGTGAACTGGAACCTCCTGCTCTTCCCGCTCGGCATCCTGCTGCAGGCGGTGCTGACCGCGGGCGTCGCGCTCATCGTCGCACCGCTCGTGGTGTTCTTCCGCGACCTCGAACGCGCCGTCAAGCTCGCCCTGCGGTTCCTGTTCTACGCGTCGCCGATCATCTACGGCGTCGCCGACCTGCCGAGCCAACTGCACGTGTGGGCCGCGTTCAACCCGCTCTCGGGCATCTTCGGCATCTACCGCTCGGCGTTCTTCCCGCAGGAGCTCGACTGGTTCGACGTCGTCATCGCGGCGCTCATGTCGGGCGCGCTCCTCGCGATCGGGCTGCTCGTGTTCCGCGGCAGCGTCCGCCAGGTGCTGAAGGAGATCTGA
- the murI gene encoding glutamate racemase has translation MTDAPIGIFDSGVGGLTVARAVKEQLPNESILYIGDLEHSPYGPKKIADVRGYALAVLDDLVAQGVKMLVIACNTASAAMLRDARERYDVPVVEVIQPAVRRAVATTRNGRVGVIGTAGTISSRAYDDAFAAAPHLDLHTVACPRFVEFVEAGVTSGDELLEVAERYLAPLRAADVDTLVLGCTHYPFLKGAISYVMGEGVSLVSSDVETANDVYRVLVSNGMERRAAMPPTYRYEATGGSTSAFLDLAHRLIAPEIPSVELVQTGAVTIPDHVRLRQENA, from the coding sequence GTGACGGATGCACCGATCGGGATCTTCGACTCCGGCGTGGGCGGGCTCACGGTGGCCCGAGCCGTGAAGGAGCAGCTGCCGAACGAGTCGATCCTCTACATCGGCGATCTCGAGCACTCGCCCTACGGGCCGAAGAAGATCGCCGACGTGCGCGGCTACGCGCTCGCGGTGCTCGACGACCTCGTCGCGCAGGGCGTGAAGATGCTCGTGATCGCCTGCAACACGGCTTCCGCCGCGATGCTGCGCGACGCGCGCGAGCGCTACGACGTGCCAGTGGTCGAGGTGATCCAGCCGGCCGTGCGCCGTGCGGTCGCGACCACGCGCAACGGTCGGGTCGGCGTCATCGGCACGGCGGGCACGATCTCGTCGCGGGCCTACGACGACGCGTTCGCCGCCGCTCCGCACCTCGACCTGCACACGGTCGCCTGCCCGCGCTTCGTCGAGTTCGTCGAGGCGGGCGTCACGAGCGGCGACGAGCTCCTCGAGGTGGCCGAGCGATACCTCGCGCCGTTGCGCGCGGCCGACGTCGACACGCTCGTGCTCGGGTGCACGCACTACCCGTTCCTCAAGGGCGCCATCTCGTACGTCATGGGCGAGGGCGTGTCGCTCGTGTCGAGCGACGTCGAGACGGCGAACGACGTCTACCGCGTGCTGGTCTCGAACGGCATGGAGCGGCGCGCCGCCATGCCGCCCACCTACCGATACGAGGCGACGGGCGGCTCGACGAGCGCGTTCCTCGACCTCGCGCACCGCCTCATCGCGCCCGAGATCCCGAGCGTCGAGCTCGTGCAGACCGGTGCCGTGACCATTCCAGACCACGTCAGACTTCGACAGGAGAACGCATGA
- a CDS encoding DedA family protein: MHTALIPWLDPETIIGGAGPWALLVVCGIIFAETGLLVGFLLPGDTLLVISGLLSHPLPGSEHGVFGISVWWVSLLIGLAAFVGGEVGYYIGHKAGPSIFERKESGLFSVKNVERTNAFFDRFGALAVILARFVPIVRTFTPIAAGVGHMHKGKYTIYNLIGAVLWGFGLTMFGYAIGFIPPVADFVKSYIDLILLAAVGGTAIITLWHYLRERSKARKAERAGEDVITDEHEAEALVLDPEVFERGPEDQR, encoded by the coding sequence ATCCACACCGCACTCATCCCGTGGCTCGACCCCGAGACCATCATCGGCGGAGCCGGCCCGTGGGCCCTGCTCGTCGTGTGCGGCATCATCTTCGCCGAGACCGGTCTGCTCGTCGGGTTCCTGCTGCCGGGCGACACGCTCCTCGTGATCTCGGGCCTGCTCTCGCACCCGCTGCCCGGCTCGGAGCACGGCGTCTTCGGCATCTCGGTGTGGTGGGTCTCGCTGCTCATCGGGCTCGCGGCGTTCGTCGGCGGAGAGGTCGGGTACTACATCGGCCACAAGGCCGGCCCGTCGATCTTCGAACGCAAGGAATCCGGGCTCTTCAGCGTCAAGAACGTCGAACGCACGAACGCGTTCTTCGACCGCTTCGGCGCCCTCGCCGTGATCCTCGCCCGCTTCGTTCCCATCGTGCGAACCTTCACGCCCATCGCCGCCGGCGTCGGCCACATGCACAAGGGCAAGTACACGATCTACAACCTCATCGGCGCAGTGCTGTGGGGCTTCGGACTGACGATGTTCGGCTACGCGATCGGGTTCATCCCGCCTGTCGCCGACTTCGTGAAGTCGTACATCGACCTCATCCTGCTCGCGGCCGTCGGCGGCACCGCGATCATCACGCTCTGGCACTACCTGCGCGAGCGCTCGAAGGCCAGGAAGGCCGAGCGCGCGGGTGAGGACGTCATCACCGACGAGCACGAGGCCGAGGCGCTCGTGCTCGACCCCGAGGTCTTCGAGCGGGGCCCCGAAGACCAGCGCTGA
- a CDS encoding DUF3039 domain-containing protein has protein sequence MPVNASIADPDAPGGTTSVLDRELEKLLQEEAIEPGDHERFSHYVKKDKILESAMTGKPVKALCGKKWTPGRDPEKFPVCPTCKEIYEKMKKG, from the coding sequence ATGCCCGTGAACGCCAGCATCGCCGACCCCGACGCCCCCGGCGGCACGACCTCGGTGCTCGACCGCGAGCTCGAGAAGCTCCTGCAAGAGGAGGCCATCGAGCCGGGCGATCACGAGCGCTTCTCGCACTACGTCAAGAAGGACAAGATCCTCGAGTCGGCCATGACCGGCAAGCCCGTGAAGGCGTTGTGCGGCAAGAAGTGGACCCCCGGGCGCGACCCCGAGAAGTTCCCGGTCTGCCCGACGTGCAAGGAGATCTACGAGAAGATGAAGAAGGGCTGA
- the rdgB gene encoding RdgB/HAM1 family non-canonical purine NTP pyrophosphatase — protein sequence MNLEIVLATHNAHKVAEFQRIIGERMPHATVVSYDGPEPVEDGTSFAANALIKARAAAAHTGRIALADDSGIVVDVLGEAPGILSARWAGHRAGDEANRLLLLDQLSDFARPNRGAEFRCTIALVVPEGLLDDATEFVAEGRWRGTLAYEPRGSHGFGYDPIFEPDGLEVTAAELTPEQKNAQSHRALAFVELLPELERVAARVAARAGAGA from the coding sequence GTGAACCTCGAGATCGTCCTCGCGACCCACAACGCGCACAAGGTCGCCGAGTTCCAGCGCATCATCGGCGAGCGGATGCCGCACGCCACCGTCGTGTCCTACGACGGCCCCGAGCCGGTCGAAGACGGCACCAGCTTCGCCGCGAACGCCCTCATCAAGGCGCGTGCGGCGGCGGCGCACACCGGACGCATCGCGCTGGCCGACGACTCCGGCATCGTGGTCGACGTGCTGGGCGAAGCCCCCGGCATCCTCTCGGCGCGCTGGGCCGGGCACCGGGCCGGAGACGAGGCGAACCGGCTGCTGCTGCTCGACCAGCTCTCCGACTTCGCGCGCCCGAACCGTGGGGCCGAGTTCCGGTGCACGATCGCGCTCGTCGTGCCCGAGGGCCTGCTCGACGACGCGACCGAGTTCGTCGCCGAGGGCCGCTGGCGGGGCACGCTCGCGTACGAGCCGCGTGGTTCGCACGGCTTCGGCTACGACCCGATCTTCGAGCCCGACGGCCTCGAGGTCACCGCGGCCGAGCTCACGCCCGAGCAGAAGAACGCGCAGAGCCACCGGGCGCTCGCATTCGTCGAGCTGCTGCCCGAGCTCGAGCGCGTGGCGGCGCGGGTCGCGGCACGGGCCGGCGCCGGGGCCTGA
- the rph gene encoding ribonuclease PH, whose translation MTEASENQILRADGRTPDQLREVRIERGWSEHAEGSALISFGRTKVLCTASFTNGVPRWMSGSGKGWVTAEYAMLPRATNTRNDREAVKGRIGGRTHEISRLIGRSLRAVVDMKGLGENTIQIDCDVLQADGGTRTAAITGAYVAMADAIEWARGKKFIGQKAQPLIDSVAAISVGIVAGTPMLDLAYTEDSRAETDMNVVATGRGLFVEVQGTAEGAPFDRRELDALLDLALSGTASLTEIQKAVLAEARANA comes from the coding sequence ATGACCGAGGCATCCGAGAACCAGATCCTGCGCGCCGACGGGCGCACCCCCGACCAGCTCCGCGAGGTGCGGATCGAACGCGGCTGGAGCGAGCACGCCGAGGGCAGCGCGCTCATCTCGTTCGGCCGCACCAAGGTGCTCTGCACGGCGAGCTTCACGAACGGCGTCCCGCGCTGGATGTCGGGCAGCGGCAAGGGCTGGGTCACGGCCGAGTACGCGATGCTGCCCCGCGCCACGAACACGCGCAACGACCGCGAGGCCGTCAAGGGCCGCATCGGCGGCCGCACCCACGAGATCAGCCGCCTCATCGGCCGCAGCCTGCGTGCGGTCGTCGACATGAAGGGCCTCGGCGAGAACACGATCCAGATCGACTGCGACGTGCTGCAGGCCGACGGCGGCACGCGCACGGCCGCGATCACGGGCGCCTACGTCGCCATGGCCGACGCGATCGAGTGGGCCCGCGGCAAGAAGTTCATCGGCCAGAAGGCGCAGCCGCTCATCGACTCGGTCGCGGCGATCTCGGTCGGCATCGTCGCCGGCACGCCCATGCTCGACCTGGCCTACACCGAGGACTCGCGCGCCGAGACCGACATGAACGTCGTCGCGACGGGGCGCGGCCTCTTCGTCGAGGTGCAGGGCACGGCCGAGGGGGCGCCGTTCGATCGTCGCGAGCTCGACGCGCTCCTCGACCTCGCGCTGAGCGGCACCGCGTCGCTCACCGAGATCCAGAAGGCCGTGCTCGCCGAGGCGCGGGCGAACGCGTGA